The Hevea brasiliensis isolate MT/VB/25A 57/8 chromosome 1, ASM3005281v1, whole genome shotgun sequence genome has a window encoding:
- the LOC110666990 gene encoding uncharacterized protein LOC110666990 isoform X1 — translation MYHISRIAASVFVARKSTLDISRSFQLFMASLGFRPPQFSEDLAWLPPWLQNLQVESSDTNHLKEPQTIISQLQTFSREEGRYNSCHLFLSGEDTSQNSASLSPGNALHLRLHLSSYGESIHSQTQDLCASQALHGSSKVLLLPQVEASGGSQQKACQSKVVDGVKISNLTSVPIAVEKVCPESPTNNEEFARHYEEEVYHNAGAVITKSDSPIMENAGHSSRAKCMDSRQHEEKFNVRHINDADVSDAVELSIAASEALAIHELMITGSTLEFLPTGTILEAALQVKQARLEALEDGICSSSEEIDEIDFLSDLDDLIMENAFLDVGLSLNNPDGQHACGSDASQVKDTPVLENHYRHNNESNIVQLMSQQDKVSDGSALGLEFSNVASLVDPILHQPAEKISHVSAMAQPSDDISSSPACISENAEEGRECYLVADRFRSRWLGGWTVKEADASAKLKQNNTKGMLNFFDGETSFLSESADVAADENSFVRKLEAGSKIASPSSIPFEGVLEKADEGILISQEVGSCNQSLVDPLCSVVPCSISSENASSPSARNQDNRKNDAQNCFSTESGHKMENFQRQRMSALNVESVYVDKEVMPIITGDCSEAPVRRQLASLRTYSTLSPKHDTILKGQRLYQNQQLSSEHVELLLSNQFDHCHNSDDQKSFKCFLPPRSEFECTVGRDHEQNQDTIVIRSPVSDHDEPAKDGAELQLQPSVPRRSPLILNRRTRCHLQPSEFLDKKLSGKRSPEQISAQGTGRKPIHSCQKIKSKLQNPPNAPNLVRKRVCFSEFEIELQQDKDVQKPKSSHRNCFAVRANKRSKYSKLRSDSWTQDVKSCFRSHINDVKILIFHGLEFLLTGFSSRKEREIVRLIQEYGGMVLLDVPSPPLNSGAKRRTKSNFQKLPIVICSKKLQTTKFLYGCAVNAPILKVKWLADSIAAGSLELPEKYMVLPNQAGSQYKKIGKSDYLDDSSRIFHRVGIMLHGKHSFCTKLATIIKHGGGQVFKTLQRLFLSLEAEKISVGAIVAEDECRASRHLKHCALERKIPMMPASWIAKSLHFGKLLPFKERDDTPTIKAPKSSASFDWSEEI, via the exons ATGTACCATATAAGCAGAATCGCAGCGAGTGTATTTGTGGCGCGAAAGTCCACTCTTGACATCTCGCGCTCTTTCCAACTTTTCATGGCCAGCTTAGGGTTTCGTCCTCCTCAATTCTCTGAG GATTTAGCTTGGCTACCTCCTTGGCTTCAGAATCTTCAAGTAGAATCATCTGATACTAACCACTTAAAGGAACCCCAAACTATTATTAGTCAATTACAAACTTTTTCAAGGGAAGAGGGTAGATACAATAGTTGTCACTTGTTCTTGTCTGGAGAAGATACTTCCCAAAATAGTGCTTCTCTTTCGCCAGGGAAT GCACTGCATCTTCGTTTACATCTATCTTCATACGGGGAATCAATACATAGCCAAACCCAGGATTTGTGTGCATCTCAAGCCCTGCATGGCTCTAGTAAAGTTCTGTTATTGCCACAAGTTGAAGCATCTGGTGGCTCACAACAGAAAGCATGTCAATCAAAAGTGGTTGATGGTGTAAAAATTTCAAATCTGACTTCTGTCCCAATAGCTGTCGAGAAAGTTTGTCCAGAGTCTCCAACCAATAATGAAGAATTTGCGAGGCATTATGAAGAAGAAGTTTATCATAATGCTGGTGCAGTAATAACAAAATCCGACTCTCCAATAATGGAGAATGCTGGTCATTCATCTCGCGCCAAGTGTATGGACAGCAGACAGCATGAAGAAAAATTCAATGTTAGACACATCAACGATGCTGATGTCAGTGATGCAGTTGAACTTTCTATAGCTGCATCTGAAGCATTGGCTATACATGAATTGATGATAACTGGATCAACTTTAGAATTTTTGCCAACAGGAACTATTCTTGAAGCTGCACTTCAGGTTAAGCAAGCACGGTTGGAGGCTTTAGAAGATGGCATCTGCTCCTCGTCTGAAGAAATTGATGAGATTGATTTTCTTTCAGACTTAGATGACTTAATTATGGAGAATGCCTTTCTAGATGTGGGGTTATCTCTCAACAATCCTGATGGTCAGCATGCTTGCGGTTCAGATGCCTCTCAAGTGAAGGATACTCCTGTATTGGAAAATCATTATAGGCATAACAATGAATCCAATATTGTACAGCTCATGTCTCAACAAGATAAAGTTTCTGATGGTTCGGCTCTGGGTTTGGAGTTCTCTAATGTGGCAAGCCTTGTTGATCCCATCTTACATCAGCCTGCTGAGAAAATTTCACATGTTTCAGCAATGGCTCAG CCTTCAGATGATATAAGCTCATCTCCAGCTTGTATTTCAGAAAATGCTG AAGAAGGTAGAGAATGTTATTTAGTTGCAGATAGATTCAGAAGCCGCTGGTTGGGTGGCTGGACAGTGAAG GAAGCGGATGCGTCTGCAAAGTTGAAGCAGAACAACACGAAAGGCATGCTGAATTTTTTTGATGGTGAGACAAGCTTTCTCTCTGAGTCTGCAGATGTTGCTGCTGATGAGAACTCTTTTGTCCGGAAACTTGAAGCTGGATCCAAGATAGCTTCACCATCTAGCATACCCTTTGAAGGTGTACTAGAAAAAGCTGATGAGGGGATTTTGATTTCCCAAGAGGTTGGATCTTGTAATCAATCTTTGGTGGATCCTCTTTGTTCTGTTGTTCCTTGCAGTATCTCTTCAGAGAATGCAAGTTCTCCTTCAGCTCGGAATCAAGATAATAGAAAAAATGATGCCCAAAACTGCTTCAGCACCGAATCAGGACATAAGATGGAGAATTTCCAGAGACAGAGGATGTCAGCTCTTAACGTTGAATCTGTCTATGTGGATAAGGAAGTTATGCCCATAATTACTGGTGATTGTTCTGAGGCTCCAGTTCGAAGGCAGCTGGCCTCTCTTAGGACTTACAGCACATTGTCACCAAAACATGATACCATTTTGAAGGGGCAGAGACTTTATCAGAATCAACAGTTATCATCAGAACACGTTGAACTGCTTTTGTCAAATCAGTTTGATCATTGTCATAATTCTGATGATCAGAAAAGCTTTAAATGTTTCTTGCCTCCCAGGTCTGAATTTGAGTGTACTGTTGGTAGAGATCATGAACAAAATCAGGACACCATTGTTATCAGGAGTccagtttcagatcatgatgaaCCTGCAAAGGATGGGGCTGAGCTCCAACTTCAGCCTTCAGTACCAAGGAGGTCACCTCTTATTCTAAACCGAAGGACGCGCTGCCATCTGCAGCCTTCTGAATTTCTTGATAAAAAGTTATCTGGCAAGAGAAGTCCTGAACAGATTTCAGCACAAGGAACTGGAAGGAAGCCTATTCATAGTTGTCAAAAGATAAAATCTAAGTTGCAAAATCCCCCTAATGCTCCAAATTTGGTTAGGAAGCGAGTTTGTTTCTCAGAGTTTGAAATTGAGCTTCAGCAGGATAAGGATGTCCAAAAGCCAAAAAGTTCACATAGAAATT GTTTTGCTGTCAGAGCTAATAAAAGGTCAAAATATTCGAAGTTGCGGTCTGACTCTTGGACTCAAGATGTGAAAAGTTGTTTCAGAAGTCACAtaaatgatgtgaaaatattgataTTTCATGGTCTAGAGTTCTTGCTTACAGGATTTTCTAGTCGAAAGGAAAGAGAAATTGTCAGACTAATACAAGAATATGGTGGCATGGTTCTCTTGGATGTCCCATCTCCTCCTTTAAATTCTGGGGCCAAGAGAAGGACAAAATCTAATTTCCAAAAGCTTCCTATTGTTATATGTTCAAAGAAG CTACAAACTACCAAGTTCTTGTACGGTTGTGCAGTTAATGCTCCCATTCTGAAAGTAAAGTGGCTTGCTGATTCAATTGCCGCAGGTTCACTTGAACTTCCTGAAAA ATACATGGTTCTACCCAATCAGGCTGGTTCGCAGTATAAAAAAATTGGGAAGTCAGATTATCTTGATGATAGTAGTCGTATTTTTCACAGAGTAGGGATCATGCTCCATGGGAAGCACAGTTTCTGCACCAAATTGGCAACAATAATCAAG CATGGAGGCGGGCAGGTGTTCAAAACTCTTCAAAGGTTGTTTCTAAGTCTTGAAGCTGAAAAGATATCTGTGGGAGCTATTGTTGCTGAGGATGAGTGTAGAGCATCGCGCCACTTGAAGCACTGTGCCTTAGAGAGGAAAATACCTATGATG CCAGCCAGCTGGATAGCAAAGAGCTTACATTTTGGTAAGCTTCTTCCTTTCAAAGAAAGGGACGATACTCCAACAATTAAGGCGCCAAAGTCTTCTGCCTCCTTTGATTGGAGTGAAGAGATCTGA
- the LOC110666990 gene encoding uncharacterized protein LOC110666990 isoform X2, translating into MYHISRIAASVFVARKSTLDISRSFQLFMASLGFRPPQFSEDLAWLPPWLQNLQVESSDTNHLKEPQTIISQLQTFSREEGRYNSCHLFLSGEDTSQNSASLSPGNALHLRLHLSSYGESIHSQTQDLCASQALHGSSKVLLLPQVEASGGSQQKACQSKVVDGVKISNLTSVPIAVEKVCPESPTNNEEFARHYEEEVYHNAGAVITKSDSPIMENAGHSSRAKCMDSRQHEEKFNVRHINDADVSDAVELSIAASEALAIHELMITGSTLEFLPTGTILEAALQVKQARLEALEDGICSSSEEIDEIDFLSDLDDLIMENAFLDVGLSLNNPDGQHACGSDASQVKDTPVLENHYRHNNESNIVQLMSQQDKVSDGSALGLEFSNVASLVDPILHQPAEKISHVSAMAQPSDDISSSPACISENAEGRECYLVADRFRSRWLGGWTVKEADASAKLKQNNTKGMLNFFDGETSFLSESADVAADENSFVRKLEAGSKIASPSSIPFEGVLEKADEGILISQEVGSCNQSLVDPLCSVVPCSISSENASSPSARNQDNRKNDAQNCFSTESGHKMENFQRQRMSALNVESVYVDKEVMPIITGDCSEAPVRRQLASLRTYSTLSPKHDTILKGQRLYQNQQLSSEHVELLLSNQFDHCHNSDDQKSFKCFLPPRSEFECTVGRDHEQNQDTIVIRSPVSDHDEPAKDGAELQLQPSVPRRSPLILNRRTRCHLQPSEFLDKKLSGKRSPEQISAQGTGRKPIHSCQKIKSKLQNPPNAPNLVRKRVCFSEFEIELQQDKDVQKPKSSHRNCFAVRANKRSKYSKLRSDSWTQDVKSCFRSHINDVKILIFHGLEFLLTGFSSRKEREIVRLIQEYGGMVLLDVPSPPLNSGAKRRTKSNFQKLPIVICSKKLQTTKFLYGCAVNAPILKVKWLADSIAAGSLELPEKYMVLPNQAGSQYKKIGKSDYLDDSSRIFHRVGIMLHGKHSFCTKLATIIKHGGGQVFKTLQRLFLSLEAEKISVGAIVAEDECRASRHLKHCALERKIPMMPASWIAKSLHFGKLLPFKERDDTPTIKAPKSSASFDWSEEI; encoded by the exons ATGTACCATATAAGCAGAATCGCAGCGAGTGTATTTGTGGCGCGAAAGTCCACTCTTGACATCTCGCGCTCTTTCCAACTTTTCATGGCCAGCTTAGGGTTTCGTCCTCCTCAATTCTCTGAG GATTTAGCTTGGCTACCTCCTTGGCTTCAGAATCTTCAAGTAGAATCATCTGATACTAACCACTTAAAGGAACCCCAAACTATTATTAGTCAATTACAAACTTTTTCAAGGGAAGAGGGTAGATACAATAGTTGTCACTTGTTCTTGTCTGGAGAAGATACTTCCCAAAATAGTGCTTCTCTTTCGCCAGGGAAT GCACTGCATCTTCGTTTACATCTATCTTCATACGGGGAATCAATACATAGCCAAACCCAGGATTTGTGTGCATCTCAAGCCCTGCATGGCTCTAGTAAAGTTCTGTTATTGCCACAAGTTGAAGCATCTGGTGGCTCACAACAGAAAGCATGTCAATCAAAAGTGGTTGATGGTGTAAAAATTTCAAATCTGACTTCTGTCCCAATAGCTGTCGAGAAAGTTTGTCCAGAGTCTCCAACCAATAATGAAGAATTTGCGAGGCATTATGAAGAAGAAGTTTATCATAATGCTGGTGCAGTAATAACAAAATCCGACTCTCCAATAATGGAGAATGCTGGTCATTCATCTCGCGCCAAGTGTATGGACAGCAGACAGCATGAAGAAAAATTCAATGTTAGACACATCAACGATGCTGATGTCAGTGATGCAGTTGAACTTTCTATAGCTGCATCTGAAGCATTGGCTATACATGAATTGATGATAACTGGATCAACTTTAGAATTTTTGCCAACAGGAACTATTCTTGAAGCTGCACTTCAGGTTAAGCAAGCACGGTTGGAGGCTTTAGAAGATGGCATCTGCTCCTCGTCTGAAGAAATTGATGAGATTGATTTTCTTTCAGACTTAGATGACTTAATTATGGAGAATGCCTTTCTAGATGTGGGGTTATCTCTCAACAATCCTGATGGTCAGCATGCTTGCGGTTCAGATGCCTCTCAAGTGAAGGATACTCCTGTATTGGAAAATCATTATAGGCATAACAATGAATCCAATATTGTACAGCTCATGTCTCAACAAGATAAAGTTTCTGATGGTTCGGCTCTGGGTTTGGAGTTCTCTAATGTGGCAAGCCTTGTTGATCCCATCTTACATCAGCCTGCTGAGAAAATTTCACATGTTTCAGCAATGGCTCAG CCTTCAGATGATATAAGCTCATCTCCAGCTTGTATTTCAGAAAATGCTG AAGGTAGAGAATGTTATTTAGTTGCAGATAGATTCAGAAGCCGCTGGTTGGGTGGCTGGACAGTGAAG GAAGCGGATGCGTCTGCAAAGTTGAAGCAGAACAACACGAAAGGCATGCTGAATTTTTTTGATGGTGAGACAAGCTTTCTCTCTGAGTCTGCAGATGTTGCTGCTGATGAGAACTCTTTTGTCCGGAAACTTGAAGCTGGATCCAAGATAGCTTCACCATCTAGCATACCCTTTGAAGGTGTACTAGAAAAAGCTGATGAGGGGATTTTGATTTCCCAAGAGGTTGGATCTTGTAATCAATCTTTGGTGGATCCTCTTTGTTCTGTTGTTCCTTGCAGTATCTCTTCAGAGAATGCAAGTTCTCCTTCAGCTCGGAATCAAGATAATAGAAAAAATGATGCCCAAAACTGCTTCAGCACCGAATCAGGACATAAGATGGAGAATTTCCAGAGACAGAGGATGTCAGCTCTTAACGTTGAATCTGTCTATGTGGATAAGGAAGTTATGCCCATAATTACTGGTGATTGTTCTGAGGCTCCAGTTCGAAGGCAGCTGGCCTCTCTTAGGACTTACAGCACATTGTCACCAAAACATGATACCATTTTGAAGGGGCAGAGACTTTATCAGAATCAACAGTTATCATCAGAACACGTTGAACTGCTTTTGTCAAATCAGTTTGATCATTGTCATAATTCTGATGATCAGAAAAGCTTTAAATGTTTCTTGCCTCCCAGGTCTGAATTTGAGTGTACTGTTGGTAGAGATCATGAACAAAATCAGGACACCATTGTTATCAGGAGTccagtttcagatcatgatgaaCCTGCAAAGGATGGGGCTGAGCTCCAACTTCAGCCTTCAGTACCAAGGAGGTCACCTCTTATTCTAAACCGAAGGACGCGCTGCCATCTGCAGCCTTCTGAATTTCTTGATAAAAAGTTATCTGGCAAGAGAAGTCCTGAACAGATTTCAGCACAAGGAACTGGAAGGAAGCCTATTCATAGTTGTCAAAAGATAAAATCTAAGTTGCAAAATCCCCCTAATGCTCCAAATTTGGTTAGGAAGCGAGTTTGTTTCTCAGAGTTTGAAATTGAGCTTCAGCAGGATAAGGATGTCCAAAAGCCAAAAAGTTCACATAGAAATT GTTTTGCTGTCAGAGCTAATAAAAGGTCAAAATATTCGAAGTTGCGGTCTGACTCTTGGACTCAAGATGTGAAAAGTTGTTTCAGAAGTCACAtaaatgatgtgaaaatattgataTTTCATGGTCTAGAGTTCTTGCTTACAGGATTTTCTAGTCGAAAGGAAAGAGAAATTGTCAGACTAATACAAGAATATGGTGGCATGGTTCTCTTGGATGTCCCATCTCCTCCTTTAAATTCTGGGGCCAAGAGAAGGACAAAATCTAATTTCCAAAAGCTTCCTATTGTTATATGTTCAAAGAAG CTACAAACTACCAAGTTCTTGTACGGTTGTGCAGTTAATGCTCCCATTCTGAAAGTAAAGTGGCTTGCTGATTCAATTGCCGCAGGTTCACTTGAACTTCCTGAAAA ATACATGGTTCTACCCAATCAGGCTGGTTCGCAGTATAAAAAAATTGGGAAGTCAGATTATCTTGATGATAGTAGTCGTATTTTTCACAGAGTAGGGATCATGCTCCATGGGAAGCACAGTTTCTGCACCAAATTGGCAACAATAATCAAG CATGGAGGCGGGCAGGTGTTCAAAACTCTTCAAAGGTTGTTTCTAAGTCTTGAAGCTGAAAAGATATCTGTGGGAGCTATTGTTGCTGAGGATGAGTGTAGAGCATCGCGCCACTTGAAGCACTGTGCCTTAGAGAGGAAAATACCTATGATG CCAGCCAGCTGGATAGCAAAGAGCTTACATTTTGGTAAGCTTCTTCCTTTCAAAGAAAGGGACGATACTCCAACAATTAAGGCGCCAAAGTCTTCTGCCTCCTTTGATTGGAGTGAAGAGATCTGA